Proteins from one Chitinophaga oryzae genomic window:
- a CDS encoding helix-turn-helix domain-containing protein, with amino-acid sequence MKTADTHIRYELIPAPVHLQAYIRYFWTLEGDDPQALAKAFGSLVDGCPGLIFQRPDVGAFIRESKKLPEMFLYGQTTKNVEIASLGAAKATGVIFQPNGLKSVFGLNAGELTNDCVDVQLLPGHHQLPEQLAAAGSSATQVDILSAWLHKRITGNAVSTDPQVDYAVAQIAANNGAISLRDLQEKLQLTERTFERRFKEQVGITPKLFSRICQYQASLHQLKRNDYSKLSDIAFENDYADQSHFIRSFKEFTGCSPYQFQKLLDEAGEEIMRSK; translated from the coding sequence ATGAAGACCGCAGACACTCATATCCGGTACGAACTCATTCCGGCGCCTGTACACCTGCAGGCTTACATCCGTTATTTCTGGACGCTGGAAGGCGATGATCCGCAGGCGCTGGCCAAAGCCTTTGGCTCGCTGGTGGATGGGTGTCCGGGCCTGATTTTTCAACGCCCTGATGTTGGCGCTTTCATCCGGGAAAGTAAAAAATTGCCTGAAATGTTCCTGTATGGCCAGACCACCAAAAACGTGGAAATCGCGTCGCTGGGGGCCGCCAAAGCTACCGGCGTCATTTTTCAGCCAAACGGGCTGAAGTCCGTATTCGGCCTCAATGCAGGTGAACTGACCAACGATTGTGTGGACGTGCAGTTGCTGCCCGGCCATCATCAGCTGCCGGAGCAACTGGCTGCCGCCGGTTCTTCCGCCACGCAGGTGGACATCCTCTCTGCCTGGCTGCATAAACGGATCACCGGTAACGCCGTGTCAACAGACCCGCAGGTGGACTATGCCGTGGCGCAGATAGCTGCTAACAACGGCGCCATCTCCCTCCGGGACCTGCAGGAGAAGCTGCAGCTCACAGAACGCACTTTTGAAAGGCGGTTCAAAGAGCAGGTGGGCATCACCCCCAAATTATTTTCCCGGATATGCCAGTACCAGGCATCCCTGCACCAGCTGAAAAGAAACGACTACAGCAAACTATCGGACATCGCCTTTGAAAACGATTATGCCGACCAATCCCATTTTATCCGTTCTTTTAAGGAATTTACCGGTTGCTCGCCCTACCAGTTCCAGAAGCTGCTCGACGAAGCCGGAGAAGAAATCATGAGAAGTAAATAG
- a CDS encoding anthrone oxygenase family protein has translation MNAKQMVLLLAVLTTGLLSGIFFGFEVSINPAFARLNDAAYITAMQAINDVIVNPVFISVFLGAAILLPLAALQQEGRRRNLLWMAAALYIAGVLGITFVCNIPLNEALAKVTVSGASAERLQTAREQFAVPWNMWHTTRTYAGIIATAIAIAACLRKEA, from the coding sequence ATGAACGCAAAACAGATGGTGCTGCTGCTCGCAGTGCTGACCACCGGCCTGCTGTCCGGTATATTTTTCGGATTTGAAGTCTCCATTAACCCGGCATTTGCCCGTTTGAATGATGCAGCGTATATCACCGCTATGCAGGCTATCAACGATGTGATCGTTAACCCGGTGTTTATTTCCGTGTTCCTCGGCGCCGCCATATTACTGCCACTGGCTGCTTTACAACAAGAGGGCCGCAGAAGAAATCTTTTGTGGATGGCAGCAGCGTTGTATATCGCTGGCGTGCTGGGCATCACTTTCGTCTGCAACATACCACTGAACGAGGCCCTCGCGAAAGTCACGGTATCCGGCGCTTCTGCGGAACGGCTGCAGACTGCACGCGAACAATTCGCCGTGCCGTGGAACATGTGGCATACTACGCGTACGTATGCCGGTATTATCGCCACCGCCATCGCTATTGCCGCTTGTCTGCGAAAGGAGGCCTGA
- a CDS encoding DUF3892 domain-containing protein yields MTRLQVTCSNKRDSYYDAHERITHIGGTTGNGTRWKLTVDEAIKSIEQGTHQFFVSVNGRNADVIVALHNNQKYLKTEPDAYSPNNLLSLPDCL; encoded by the coding sequence ATGACCAGACTTCAAGTTACCTGTAGTAACAAGCGTGACAGCTACTACGACGCTCATGAACGAATTACCCATATCGGAGGGACAACCGGTAATGGCACTCGCTGGAAATTGACGGTTGATGAGGCCATCAAGTCAATTGAACAGGGCACGCATCAGTTTTTTGTTAGTGTAAACGGCCGGAACGCAGATGTTATCGTCGCGTTACATAACAACCAGAAATACCTCAAAACTGAACCTGATGCATACAGCCCCAATAACTTACTGAGTCTTCCGGATTGTTTGTAG
- a CDS encoding GNAT family N-acetyltransferase: protein MLDIVMEKLYLNTIIDGIMITPNITLRKTVVADLEVFFLFQLDEEANHLAAFTSKDPTDKAAYLEKYTRHAQDPTINMCTIMVDDVIVGSIARFEIEGEAEVTYWIDKKYWGQGIATHALKALLAMDPARPVRGRVAFDNPGSQKVLEKCGFVRIGTDKGFANARQAEIEEYIYQLM, encoded by the coding sequence ATGTTGGACATTGTTATGGAAAAATTGTACCTTAATACTATCATTGATGGTATTATGATCACACCTAACATCACACTGCGTAAAACAGTCGTTGCTGATTTAGAAGTTTTTTTCCTCTTCCAGCTCGATGAAGAAGCCAATCATCTGGCAGCCTTTACTTCAAAGGACCCGACAGACAAAGCGGCCTATCTTGAAAAATACACCAGGCACGCTCAGGACCCAACGATCAACATGTGCACGATCATGGTGGATGATGTTATCGTGGGAAGTATTGCCAGGTTTGAAATAGAAGGAGAGGCGGAAGTTACCTACTGGATTGATAAAAAGTACTGGGGGCAGGGTATCGCCACCCATGCGCTGAAAGCGCTTTTAGCCATGGACCCTGCCCGGCCTGTCCGCGGCCGCGTGGCATTTGATAATCCGGGTTCGCAGAAGGTACTCGAAAAATGCGGCTTTGTCAGGATCGGGACAGACAAAGGTTTTGCCAATGCCCGGCAGGCGGAGATAGAAGAATATATTTACCAGCTGATGTGA